A single genomic interval of Spinacia oleracea cultivar Varoflay chromosome 6, BTI_SOV_V1, whole genome shotgun sequence harbors:
- the LOC110785856 gene encoding WD-40 repeat-containing protein MSI4, protein MTEKGKGGKGGKAGELTVDEKYTQWKSLVPILYDWLANHNLVWPALSCRWGPLIEEATYKHRQRLYLSEQTDGSVPNTLVIANVEVVKPRVAAAEHISQFNEEARSPFVKKFKTLIHPGEVNRIRELPQNSNIVATHTDSPDVLIWDVENQPTRHAVLGAHSSRPDLILTGHQENAEFALAMCSCEPLVLSGGKDKLVVLWSINDHISTLATEPGAAKSTSSGSNIKSASKSGDGNNGNTASPSVEARGIYKGHDDTVEDVQFCPTSAQQFCSVGDDSCLILWDSRTGLTPVTKVEKAHDTDLHCVDWNPHDENFILTGSADNSVHMFDRRNLTKDGVGSPVHKFQGHSDPVLCVQWSPHNRSVFGSAAEDGLLNIWDYEKVGEMQPESGNKMSDCPAGLFFKHAGHRDKVVDFHWNSIDPWTIVSVSDDCSSSAGGGTLQMWRIIDLLYRPEDDVLAELEKFRSHVTTCSS, encoded by the exons atgACGGAGAAAGGTAAAGGAGGAAAGGGTGGGAAGGCAGGCGAGTTAACGGTGGACGAGAAGTACACTCAGTGGAAATCTCTGGTACCCATTCTTTACGATTGGCTTGCTAACCACAATCTTGTTTGGCCTGCTCTTTCTTGTCG ATGGGGTCCACTTATTGAGGAAGCCACTTACAAGCATCGGCAGCGTCTTTATCTCTCTGAACAG ACTGATGGGAGTGTTCCAAATACACTTGTTATTGCAAATGTTGAAGTTGTTAAGCCTAGGGTTGCTGCTGCAGAGCATATATCTCAG TTTAATGAAGAGGCTCGCTCTCCATTTGTTAAGAAGTTCAAAACCCTCATACATCCAGGGGAG GTGAACAGGATCAGAGAACTCCCGCAGAACAGTAACATAGTGGCAACACACACTGATAGCCCTGAC GTTTTAATTTGGGATGTGGAAAATCAACCTACTCGTCATGCAGTTCTAGGAGCTCATAGCTCTCGTCCAGATCTG ATATTGACTGGACACCAGGAAAATGCTGAATTTGCTCTTGCAATGTGCTCTTGTGAACCGCTGGTGCTTTCTGGAG GGAAGGATAAATTAGTGGTTTTGTGGAGTATAAATGATCATATCTCAACATTGGCTACAGAACCAGGGGCCGCAAAGTCCACTTCTTCTGGCAGCAATATCAAATCGGCATCTAAGTCTGGTGATGGAAATAATGGAAATACAGCTAGTCCTTCAGTTGAAGCACGTGGCATCTACAAGGGACATGACGATACTGTTGAGGATGTACAATTTTGCCCCACGAG TGCGCAGCAGTTTTGCAGCGTGGGTGATGATTCCTGCCTAATACTGTGGGATTCAAGAACTGGATTGACTCCAGTCACTAAG GTTGAAAAGGCCCATGATACTGATCTGCATTGTGTTGATTGGAACCCTCATGATGAAAACTTCATTTTGACTGG ATCAGCTGATAATTCAGTTCACATGTTTGATCGGAGAAATCTCACTAAGGATGGAGTTGGATCACCTGTCCATAAATTTCAGGGCCACAGCGATCCTGTCCTTTGTGTACAG TGGTCCCCGCATAATAGATCAGTTTTTGGCAGCGCTGCTGAGGATGGCCTGCTGAACATATGGGATTATGAAAAG GTTGGTGAAATGCAACCAGAGAGTGGAAACAAAATGTCGGATTGTCCAGCAGGTTTATTTTTCAAGCATGCAGGACACAG GGACAAAGTGGTCGACTTCCACTGGAATTCAATTGATCCGTGGACTATTGTCAGTGTTTCAGACGATTGCTCAAGCTCTGCTGGAGGAGGAACGTTGCAG ATGTGGCGCATTATTGATTTGCTTTACCGACCAGAAGATGATGTCCTGGCGGAGTTGGAGAAGTTCCGATCTCATGTAACCACATGCTCCTCTTAG
- the LOC110785858 gene encoding beta-glucosidase 44, with the protein MGTFPFLCSLLLCFLATITLATKIDTGWLSRKSFPKGFVFGTATSAYQVEGMAHKDGRGPSIWDEFIKKPGIVANNANGEVSVDQYHRYKEDVDIMANLNMDAYRFSISWSRIFPKGTGEVNWKGVAYYNRLIDYLIKRGITPYANLYHYDLPLALEKRYKGLLSKRVVKDFADYAEFCFKTFGDRVKNWMTFNEPRVVAALGYDNGFFAPGRCSKEYGNCTEGNSGTEPYIAAHNLILSHAAAVQRYRQKYLAKQKGRIGILLDFVWYEPLTRGKQDNYAAQRARDFHIGWFIHPIVYGEYPRTMQNIVGDRLPKFTPEEVKMVKGSMDFVGINQYTAYYMYNQQSKPKTPGYQQDWHAGFNFSKNGVPIGPKANSYWLYEVPWGLYKAINYIKERYGNPTVILSENGMDDPGNVTLPQGLHDTKRIHYYKSYLGALKKSIDEGANVVGYFAWSLVDNFEWRLGYTSRFGIVYVDYKDLKRYPKMSAYWFKNMLRRA; encoded by the exons ATGGGAACATTCCCATTCTTATGTTCACTTCTTCTCTGTTTCTTGGCAACAATTACATTAGCAACTAAAATAGACACAGGTTGGTTAAGCAGAAAGAGTTTCCCTAAGGGCTTTGTTTTCGGCACCGCCACTTCTGCTTACCAAGTTGAAGGTATGGCTCATAAGGACGGCCGTGGTCCTAGCATTTGGGACGAATTCATCAAAAAACCAG GGATTGTGGCTAATAATGCAAATGGTGAGGTTTCAGTCGACCAATATCATCGTTACAAG GAAGATGTTGATATAATGGCAAACCTTAACATGGATGCATACCGTTTCTCAATCTCGTGGTCACGGATTTTCCCAA AGGGTACTGGTGAAGTAAACTGGAAGGGTGTAGCCTACTATAACAGACTAATCGATTATTTGATCAAGCGAG GCATAACCCCATATGCAAATCTCTATCATTACGATCTCCCTCTTGCCCTCGAGAAGAGATACAAGGGTTTGCTTAGCAAGAGAGTTGT GAAAGATTTTGCTGACTATGCAGAATTCTGTTTCAAGACATTTGGAGACAGAGTGAAGAATTGGATGACTTTCAACGAGCCTAGAGTTGTGGCGGCGCTTGGGTATGATAATGGTTTTTTTGCTCCTGGAAGATGCTCCAAAGAATATGGTAACTGTACTGAGGGGAATTCAGGGACAGAACCCTATATTGCGGCTCACAATTTGATTTTATCCCATGCTGCAGCAGTTCAAAGATACAGACAAAAATATCTT GCGAAACAAAAGGGAAGAATTGGTATACTGCTGGATTTTGTGTGGTATGAACCACTTACAAGAGGAAAACAAGACAATTATGCAGCTCAAAGAGCACGCGACTTTCATATAGGATG GTTTATCCATCCAATAGTATATGGAGAGTATCCAAGAACAATGCAGAATATAGTGGGAGATAGGCTACCCAAATTCACACCAGAAGAGGTTAAGATGGTTAAGGGGTCGATGGACTTCGTGGGAATAAACCAATATACAGCTTATTACATGTATAATCAACAGAGCAAGCCAAAGACCCCGGGCTACCAGCAGGATTGGCATGCTGGATTTAATT TCAGTAAAAATGGTGTCCCAATCGGCCCTAAG GCAAACTCTTACTGGCTTTATGAGGTACCATGGGGTCTATACAAGGCGATAAACTACATTAAGGAGCGTTATGGCAATCCCACAGTCATTCTGTCTGAGAATG GTATGGATGACCCAGGTAATGTAACACTTCCACAGGGACTGCATGATACGAAAAGAATTCATTACTATAAAAGCTACTTGGGTGCCCTGAAAAAGAGCATCGATGAGGGAGCAAATGTTGTTGGCTACTTTGCGTGGTCATTGGTGGACAATTTCGAATGGAGATTGGGATATACTTCACGATTTGGTATAGTGTATGTTGATTACAAAGACCTTAAGAGGTATCCGAAGATGTCTGCTTATTGGTTCAAAAACATGCTTCGTAGAGCCTAG